The following coding sequences are from one Desulfosporosinus orientis DSM 765 window:
- a CDS encoding ECF transporter S component encodes MEDLSTEKELRLSAWNVKRLSIMAIFIALSAVGALIKIPSPVGTIGMDSAPGFFSALAFGGLTGAIVIAFGHMLTAAVTGFPMTIPVHLYIALQMALWAAAYRWVNQKIGLIPAVIVGIILNGVVSAFAMLPMMGMGGVLGLLPFLVVGAALNVIISAVAYKAIKGSRLI; translated from the coding sequence ATGGAAGATTTAAGTACAGAAAAAGAGTTAAGGTTATCAGCTTGGAACGTAAAGAGACTTTCAATCATGGCCATTTTTATTGCTTTAAGTGCAGTAGGAGCCTTGATTAAGATTCCCAGTCCCGTGGGAACAATTGGTATGGATTCAGCCCCGGGGTTTTTTAGTGCCTTAGCCTTTGGCGGGCTGACTGGAGCTATCGTCATTGCTTTTGGACATATGCTGACGGCAGCTGTCACCGGCTTTCCCATGACGATTCCTGTACATTTATATATCGCATTACAAATGGCCTTGTGGGCTGCGGCGTATCGCTGGGTGAATCAAAAAATCGGCTTAATTCCCGCAGTTATCGTTGGAATTATCCTTAATGGCGTGGTATCTGCTTTTGCCATGCTTCCTATGATGGGTATGGGCGGAGTTTTGGGACTGCTGCCTTTCCTCGTTGTCGGGGCTGCTTTAAACGTGATTATTTCCGCAGTGGCATATAAAGCAATTAAAGGAAGCCGGCTCATTTAA